The following coding sequences lie in one Bordetella genomosp. 9 genomic window:
- a CDS encoding AzlD domain-containing protein, with the protein MSLDIAAEDAYVYSAIALLTLCSVITRAGYQLFGDYLPLSDGVRRALRYAPAAALTAIIVPDMLPWRPGEGPLLDMKLLAGVAATLVFLRTRSAVAVIVSGMLVLWGLRWLAP; encoded by the coding sequence ATGAGTCTGGATATTGCGGCCGAAGACGCGTATGTCTATTCCGCCATTGCGCTGCTGACGCTTTGCAGCGTCATCACGCGCGCCGGCTATCAATTGTTCGGCGACTACCTGCCGCTTTCGGACGGCGTTCGGCGCGCCCTGCGTTACGCGCCGGCGGCGGCGCTGACGGCCATCATCGTTCCCGACATGCTGCCCTGGCGTCCCGGGGAAGGGCCGCTGCTCGACATGAAGCTGCTGGCCGGCGTTGCGGCCACGCTGGTGTTTCTGCGCACGCGCAGCGCGGTGGCCGTCATTGTCAGCGGGATGCTGGTGCTGTGGGGCTTGCGCTGGCTTGCCCCCTGA